In Variovorax paradoxus, a single genomic region encodes these proteins:
- a CDS encoding response regulator, with protein MIKIGIVDDHAVVRTGLKAFFSTFVDFRVVGEAGSGREAIDLVRTADIDVLVMDLSMPGQSGIDALAMVRAKAPDLGVLILSGYPEEHYAVNLIRQGASGYLNKECEPEEIARAIRTVALGRRYISPSVAELLAGQLERKDNAPPHKHLSEREFQVFLKLAKGESVGSIGEALSLSVKTISTYRTRLMEKMNLSTNSDLTYYAIKTQLID; from the coding sequence ATGATCAAGATCGGCATCGTCGACGACCACGCCGTCGTCCGCACAGGCCTCAAGGCGTTCTTCTCCACCTTCGTCGACTTCCGCGTGGTCGGCGAGGCCGGCTCGGGCCGAGAGGCCATCGACCTCGTGCGCACCGCCGACATCGACGTGCTCGTGATGGACCTCTCGATGCCCGGCCAGAGCGGCATCGACGCGCTCGCCATGGTGCGCGCCAAGGCGCCCGACCTGGGCGTGCTCATTCTGAGCGGCTACCCCGAGGAGCACTACGCGGTGAACCTGATCCGCCAGGGCGCGTCGGGCTATCTCAACAAGGAATGCGAGCCCGAGGAAATCGCGCGGGCGATCCGCACGGTGGCGCTGGGCCGCCGCTACATCTCGCCCTCGGTGGCCGAGCTGCTGGCCGGGCAGCTCGAGCGCAAGGACAACGCGCCGCCGCACAAGCACCTGTCGGAACGCGAGTTCCAGGTGTTCCTCAAGCTCGCCAAGGGTGAGTCGGTGGGCAGCATCGGCGAGGCGCTGTCGCTGTCGGTGAAGACCATCAGCACCTACCGCACGCGCCTCATGGAGAAGATGAACCTCTCCACCAACAGCGACCTGACCTACTACGCGATCAAGACGCAGCTGATCGACTGA
- a CDS encoding ABC transporter permease, translated as MRLLTLPAIAIVLALMVAPMAMLLRYSLNIYTPTELMVEAFTPRNYVQVFADPYFREVLSTTLQVAAVTTLIALLVGLPAGYTLARMPRRWKMWLTLATILPLMVGNVVRSAGWLALLGNSGLFNAVAQWSGLVREPMQLMFNRPAVVGVMVTIVLPLMVMTLASVIEGIPRNVEEAAANLGARPFTVFRRVVLPQAMPGVIAGMSLVFILCMNAYATPVLIGGPRFRMMTPEIYQQFVGLNNWPFGAALAFMLLAVTLAVVLGIGALLQGRRPPRT; from the coding sequence ATGCGCCTGCTGACCCTTCCGGCCATTGCCATCGTGCTGGCGCTGATGGTGGCCCCCATGGCGATGCTGCTGCGCTACTCGCTCAACATCTACACGCCCACCGAACTGATGGTCGAGGCGTTCACGCCGCGCAACTACGTGCAGGTGTTCGCCGACCCGTACTTCCGCGAGGTACTGTCGACGACCCTGCAGGTCGCCGCCGTGACCACGCTGATCGCGCTGCTGGTGGGGCTGCCCGCCGGCTACACGCTGGCGCGCATGCCGCGGCGCTGGAAGATGTGGCTCACGCTCGCCACCATCCTGCCGCTGATGGTGGGCAACGTGGTGCGCTCGGCCGGCTGGCTGGCGCTGCTGGGCAACAGCGGCCTGTTCAACGCGGTGGCGCAGTGGAGCGGGCTCGTGCGCGAGCCCATGCAGCTCATGTTCAACCGGCCGGCCGTGGTGGGCGTGATGGTCACCATCGTGCTGCCGCTGATGGTGATGACGCTGGCCAGCGTCATCGAGGGCATTCCGCGCAACGTGGAAGAAGCGGCCGCCAACCTGGGCGCGCGGCCCTTCACCGTGTTTCGCCGCGTGGTGCTGCCGCAGGCCATGCCGGGCGTGATCGCGGGCATGTCGTTGGTCTTCATCCTGTGCATGAACGCCTATGCGACGCCGGTGCTGATCGGCGGCCCGCGCTTCAGGATGATGACGCCGGAGATCTACCAGCAGTTCGTCGGCCTGAACAACTGGCCATTCGGCGCCGCGCTGGCCTTCATGCTGCTGGCGGTGACGCTCGCGGTCGTGCTGGGCATCGGCGCCTTGCTGCAGGGCAGGCGGCCGCCCCGGACCTGA
- a CDS encoding extracellular solute-binding protein: MSSHSTRRSLLLAAASLPLAASAPAFAAVGGRVVIATWGGDYGDLLGKNVEQPLLKPRGIEAVQSTDDGPPRKAKLLAERNSRRGSLDVVSLVDFEASGLAQMGLFETLTDANVPNARNAIAALRQPQAVPHVYSGLVIAYNPDKIRTPPKSFNDLWDPKYKGRVGLAEILFPYNIAAASLAAGGTLSDLAPGMKKLGEMKALSPKIFATNEAVAQALKSEDIWITLAWRARVYQWRRAGVSVAAAVPAEGIMPTTFSAVVPKNSQQKDNAFAYLDAMLDARAQAAFAERMGYVPTVTNARLPAELAAQIAFTPEEQSRFKVPDFGYFAQAMPALQQYWSRDFKA, from the coding sequence ATGTCCTCACACTCCACACGCCGTTCCCTGCTGCTGGCCGCCGCCTCGCTGCCGCTGGCCGCTTCCGCGCCCGCGTTCGCCGCCGTCGGCGGGCGCGTCGTCATCGCCACCTGGGGCGGCGACTACGGCGACCTGCTCGGCAAGAACGTCGAGCAGCCGCTGCTCAAGCCGCGCGGCATCGAGGCGGTGCAGAGCACCGACGACGGCCCGCCGCGCAAGGCCAAGCTGCTGGCCGAGCGCAACAGCCGGCGCGGCAGCCTCGACGTGGTGTCGCTGGTCGACTTCGAGGCCAGCGGCCTCGCGCAGATGGGCCTGTTCGAGACGCTGACCGACGCCAACGTGCCGAACGCCAGGAACGCCATCGCCGCGCTGCGCCAGCCGCAGGCGGTGCCGCACGTCTACTCGGGCCTGGTCATCGCCTACAACCCCGACAAGATCAGGACGCCGCCGAAGTCGTTCAACGACCTCTGGGACCCGAAGTACAAGGGCCGCGTCGGCCTGGCCGAGATCCTGTTCCCGTACAACATCGCCGCTGCCTCGCTGGCGGCCGGCGGCACGCTGTCGGACCTGGCGCCGGGCATGAAGAAGCTCGGCGAGATGAAGGCGCTGTCGCCCAAGATCTTCGCCACCAACGAGGCGGTGGCGCAGGCGCTCAAGTCGGAGGACATCTGGATCACGCTGGCCTGGCGCGCCCGCGTGTACCAGTGGCGCCGCGCCGGCGTGAGCGTGGCCGCGGCGGTGCCGGCCGAGGGCATCATGCCCACCACCTTCAGCGCCGTGGTGCCCAAGAACAGCCAGCAGAAGGACAACGCCTTCGCCTACCTGGACGCCATGCTCGACGCGCGCGCGCAGGCCGCGTTCGCCGAGCGCATGGGCTACGTGCCCACCGTCACCAATGCCCGCCTGCCGGCCGAGCTGGCCGCGCAGATCGCGTTCACGCCCGAGGAGCAGTCGCGCTTCAAGGTGCCCGACTTCGGCTACTTCGCCCAGGCCATGCCGGCGCTGCAGCAGTACTGGTCGCGCGACTTCAAGGCCTGA
- a CDS encoding ABC transporter ATP-binding protein produces the protein MSYLRLDNLQCTYDRTVAVRNLNLDVAQGELLALLGPSGCGKSTTLRMVAGFVQPSAGRIFFGEREVTHAPPHARDTGMVFQGYALFMHMSVAENVAFGLQMRKVPRAEQAARVKEALRLVRLDHLADRRPAALSGGQQQRVALARALVVQPAVFLLDEPMSNLDARLRTEVRLEIRALQQRLGLTTLLVTHDQEEALTTADRLAVMDHGRVRQVGTPRQVYEQPVDQFVANFIGRCNLVPGRLDAPGVFRAGAHALPCAPFEGLQSTKNDLALMVRPDRIRIANAGEQGLPARVRLSTYLGGTTEWNFETDVGPIAVAQPSTLAHGTGARGPAEGERVSLQWSPEHALALPADATSA, from the coding sequence GTGAGCTATCTGCGTCTCGACAACCTCCAGTGCACCTACGACCGCACGGTCGCGGTGCGCAACCTGAACCTCGACGTGGCGCAGGGCGAGCTGCTCGCGCTGCTCGGGCCCTCCGGCTGCGGCAAGAGCACCACGCTGCGCATGGTGGCCGGCTTCGTGCAGCCGAGCGCGGGCCGCATCTTCTTCGGCGAACGCGAGGTGACGCATGCGCCGCCCCATGCGCGCGACACCGGCATGGTGTTCCAGGGCTATGCGCTCTTCATGCACATGAGCGTGGCCGAGAACGTGGCCTTCGGGCTGCAGATGCGCAAGGTGCCGCGCGCCGAGCAGGCCGCGCGCGTGAAAGAGGCGCTGCGTCTGGTGCGGCTCGACCACCTGGCCGACCGCCGGCCCGCGGCGCTGTCGGGCGGCCAGCAGCAGCGCGTGGCGCTGGCGCGCGCGCTGGTGGTGCAGCCAGCGGTGTTCCTGCTCGACGAGCCCATGTCCAACCTCGACGCGCGCCTGCGCACCGAAGTGCGGCTGGAGATCCGCGCGCTGCAGCAGCGGCTGGGCCTGACCACGCTGCTGGTCACGCACGACCAGGAAGAGGCCCTGACCACCGCCGACCGCCTGGCCGTGATGGACCACGGCCGCGTGCGGCAGGTCGGCACGCCGCGCCAGGTGTACGAGCAGCCGGTCGACCAGTTCGTCGCCAACTTCATCGGGCGCTGCAACCTGGTGCCGGGGCGGCTCGATGCGCCGGGCGTGTTCCGCGCCGGCGCGCATGCGCTGCCGTGCGCGCCGTTCGAAGGCCTCCAGAGCACGAAGAACGACCTGGCGCTGATGGTGCGGCCCGACCGCATCCGCATTGCCAACGCGGGCGAGCAGGGCCTGCCCGCGCGGGTGCGCCTGAGCACCTACCTGGGCGGCACCACCGAATGGAACTTCGAGACCGACGTCGGCCCGATCGCCGTCGCCCAGCCCAGCACGCTCGCGCACGGCACCGGCGCGCGCGGGCCGGCCGAGGGCGAACGGGTGTCGCTGCAGTGGTCGCCGGAGCATGCGCTGGCGCTGCCGGCGGACGCCACCAGCGCCTGA
- a CDS encoding ABC transporter permease, producing MRPATAARRLAVAAAYAVMLLPLVTVAWLSFFRQPIMSFPPEGYSLHWYANAWSKPQFAGSFMLSLQLAAVSALLGVSTGTVAAYAIERGSFRGRRALAALLLSPLAFPGVVLGTGIYVFFVQIDNAVDLRIVATLPGLIAAHALLAIPWTVRLVSASLQGLGRAPEEAAANLGARPATVFLRVTLPSMRAGIVAAAVFSFIASFENLEMTMMLTGPGYATLPVEMLSYLNFNMDPTLAAVGTVQTVLIAVLLLVADRFVSLSRVTT from the coding sequence ATGAGGCCCGCCACCGCCGCCCGCCGGCTGGCCGTGGCCGCCGCATACGCGGTCATGCTGCTGCCGCTCGTCACCGTGGCCTGGCTCAGCTTCTTCAGGCAGCCGATCATGAGCTTTCCGCCCGAGGGCTACTCGCTGCACTGGTACGCCAATGCATGGAGCAAGCCGCAGTTCGCGGGCAGCTTCATGCTGTCGCTGCAGCTGGCGGCCGTCTCCGCGCTGCTCGGCGTGAGCACCGGCACCGTGGCGGCCTACGCCATCGAGCGCGGCAGCTTTCGCGGGCGGCGCGCGCTGGCCGCGCTGCTGCTGTCGCCGCTGGCCTTTCCGGGCGTGGTGCTGGGCACCGGCATCTACGTGTTCTTCGTGCAGATCGACAACGCCGTCGACCTGCGGATCGTCGCCACGCTGCCGGGCCTGATCGCCGCGCATGCGCTGCTGGCCATTCCGTGGACGGTGCGGCTCGTGTCGGCCAGCCTGCAGGGGCTGGGCCGCGCGCCGGAGGAAGCCGCCGCCAACCTGGGCGCGCGGCCGGCCACGGTGTTCCTGCGCGTCACGCTGCCTTCCATGCGGGCCGGCATCGTGGCCGCGGCCGTCTTCAGCTTCATCGCGAGCTTCGAGAACCTGGAGATGACCATGATGCTCACCGGCCCCGGGTACGCGACCTTGCCGGTCGAAATGCTGAGCTACCTCAACTTCAACATGGACCCGACACTGGCCGCGGTCGGCACGGTGCAGACCGTGCTCATCGCCGTGCTCCTGCTGGTGGCGGATCGTTTCGTCAGTCTGTCCCGGGTGACCACGTGA
- a CDS encoding CobW family GTP-binding protein — translation MSPDSASPAMPAPVELVVLTGFLGSGKTTLLSAYLRQPEAADTAVIVNEVGEVDLDGAVISATAAKVPMALLSNGCVCCAMGGDLPGTIAALIEARAEQGLPPLARIVLETTGLARPGPVLRSLGPLAGHLRAHVVSTFDCERGAATLALPEAAAQIAGAQRIVLARQDIAPVGAVDAARTLLARVNPLAELVADAEAGPRARAALAPPPARSSLSCLSLAPVDDDAQPPHSDIRTALCRFTAPVLRDELGEWLDNLAGLCGERLLRVKGLVSVRGERWPLLVQCVGTLFSPVVPLAVEAPDSFLVVIVRGMHVDELRGVQPPLPFVLKAAALSARPVMGRPLAAVLEEARA, via the coding sequence ATGAGCCCGGACAGCGCTTCGCCCGCGATGCCGGCGCCGGTCGAGCTGGTCGTGCTCACCGGCTTCCTCGGCAGCGGCAAGACCACGCTGCTGTCGGCCTACCTGCGCCAGCCGGAGGCTGCAGACACCGCAGTGATCGTCAACGAAGTCGGCGAGGTCGACCTCGACGGCGCCGTCATTTCCGCCACCGCCGCCAAGGTGCCGATGGCGCTGCTGAGCAACGGCTGCGTCTGCTGCGCGATGGGTGGCGACCTGCCGGGCACCATCGCCGCGCTGATCGAGGCGCGCGCCGAACAGGGCTTGCCGCCGCTCGCGCGCATCGTGCTGGAGACCACCGGCCTCGCGCGCCCCGGGCCGGTGCTGCGCAGCCTCGGGCCGCTGGCCGGGCACCTGCGCGCGCATGTCGTGAGCACCTTCGACTGCGAGCGCGGCGCCGCCACGCTGGCGCTGCCCGAAGCCGCCGCGCAGATCGCCGGCGCGCAGCGCATCGTGCTGGCCCGGCAGGACATCGCGCCAGTCGGCGCGGTGGATGCGGCGCGCACGCTGCTGGCGCGCGTCAATCCGCTCGCCGAGCTGGTGGCCGATGCCGAAGCGGGGCCGCGCGCGCGGGCCGCGCTGGCGCCGCCGCCGGCGCGCTCTTCGCTCTCTTGCCTTTCGCTCGCGCCGGTGGACGACGACGCGCAACCGCCGCACAGCGACATCCGCACGGCGCTGTGCCGCTTCACCGCGCCGGTTTTGCGCGACGAACTCGGCGAATGGCTGGACAACCTCGCGGGCCTGTGCGGCGAACGCCTGCTGCGCGTCAAGGGACTGGTCAGCGTGCGCGGCGAGCGATGGCCGCTGCTGGTGCAGTGCGTGGGCACGCTCTTCAGCCCCGTCGTGCCGCTCGCGGTGGAGGCGCCGGATTCGTTCCTCGTCGTCATCGTGCGCGGCATGCATGTCGATGAACTGCGCGGCGTGCAGCCGCCCTTGCCCTTCGTGCTGAAGGCGGCCGCGCTGTCCGCGAGACCGGTCATGGGCCGCCCGCTCGCGGCCGTGCTCGAGGAGGCCCGCGCATGA
- a CDS encoding amidohydrolase family protein, with amino-acid sequence MTTASEMQGNSMPAVEAGDEIAAGRRLRGAQEKRRATGRDRGEGPFARLVLRGATVIDGTGAPPWGPVDIVIEGDRIAEMRGVGAPRTAIDPAARPAAGEHEIDCHGKFVTPGFVDAHAHIGSPFVAGNAPPADYVYKLWLAHGVTTVREMGCFNGLGWTLDQRERAAAGTIAAPRILAHAYFPAVNDILKIIHTPEQARDWLGRLKARGADGVKFFGASPAIMQAALAECASLGLRSGCHHAQTAVTRMNALTTAQWGLTSAEHYYGLPEALFEHRVVQDYPADYNYGDEYFRFSVAGQGFGQAAQPGSATWRNAMDRFLELGFTFVPTFGIYDANRDLMRTRRADWHDEYTWKSYWDNFQPYRGGHGSYWYRWSTKNEIEWKENYRLWMRFINEYKNRGGRVCAGSDSGFIFQVFGFGFVRELEMLQEAGFHPLEVLRAATIEGAHLLGVEADCGSLEVGKRADLLVHDQNPLEDFKLLYGTGAMRLNDDTRRVEWQRGLSRTIAAGICYDTAELLADVRAMVAASHAEAAAAQAPAA; translated from the coding sequence GTGACAACAGCATCCGAGATGCAGGGCAACAGCATGCCGGCCGTCGAGGCCGGCGACGAGATCGCGGCCGGGCGCAGGCTGCGCGGCGCGCAGGAAAAACGCCGCGCCACCGGCCGCGACCGCGGCGAGGGGCCGTTCGCGCGGCTGGTGCTGCGCGGCGCCACCGTCATCGACGGCACGGGCGCGCCGCCCTGGGGGCCGGTCGACATCGTGATCGAGGGCGACCGCATCGCCGAGATGCGCGGCGTCGGCGCGCCGCGCACGGCCATCGACCCGGCCGCGCGCCCGGCCGCCGGCGAGCACGAGATCGACTGCCACGGCAAGTTCGTCACGCCGGGCTTCGTCGACGCGCATGCGCACATCGGCTCGCCCTTCGTGGCCGGCAACGCGCCGCCGGCCGACTACGTCTACAAGCTCTGGCTGGCCCACGGCGTGACCACCGTGCGCGAGATGGGCTGCTTCAACGGCCTGGGCTGGACGCTGGACCAGCGCGAGCGCGCGGCGGCCGGCACCATCGCCGCGCCGCGCATCCTGGCGCATGCCTACTTTCCGGCGGTCAACGACATCCTGAAGATCATCCACACGCCAGAGCAGGCGCGCGACTGGCTGGGCCGGCTGAAGGCGCGCGGCGCCGACGGCGTGAAGTTCTTCGGCGCCTCGCCGGCCATCATGCAGGCCGCGCTGGCCGAATGCGCCAGCCTCGGCCTGCGCAGCGGCTGCCACCATGCGCAGACAGCGGTGACCCGCATGAACGCGCTCACCACCGCGCAATGGGGCCTGACCAGTGCCGAGCACTACTACGGCCTGCCCGAGGCCCTGTTCGAGCATCGCGTGGTGCAGGACTACCCGGCCGACTACAACTACGGCGACGAGTACTTCCGCTTCTCCGTCGCCGGCCAGGGCTTCGGCCAGGCCGCGCAGCCCGGCAGCGCCACCTGGCGCAACGCGATGGACCGCTTTCTCGAACTCGGCTTCACCTTCGTGCCGACCTTCGGCATCTACGACGCCAACCGCGACCTCATGCGCACCCGCCGCGCCGACTGGCACGACGAATACACCTGGAAGAGCTACTGGGACAACTTCCAGCCCTACCGCGGCGGCCACGGCTCCTACTGGTACCGCTGGTCGACGAAGAACGAGATCGAGTGGAAGGAGAACTACCGGCTCTGGATGCGTTTCATCAACGAATACAAGAACCGCGGCGGGCGCGTCTGCGCGGGCAGCGACTCCGGCTTCATCTTCCAGGTGTTCGGCTTCGGCTTCGTGCGCGAGCTCGAAATGCTGCAGGAGGCCGGCTTCCATCCGCTGGAAGTGCTGCGCGCCGCCACCATCGAGGGCGCGCATCTGCTGGGCGTCGAGGCCGACTGCGGCAGCCTGGAAGTAGGCAAGCGCGCCGACCTGCTGGTGCACGACCAGAACCCGCTGGAAGACTTCAAGCTGCTCTACGGCACCGGCGCCATGCGGCTGAACGACGACACCCGGCGCGTCGAATGGCAGCGCGGCCTGAGCCGCACCATTGCCGCAGGCATCTGCTACGACACCGCCGAGCTGCTGGCCGACGTGCGCGCGATGGTGGCGGCCAGCCATGCCGAAGCCGCCGCGGCGCAGGCGCCCGCCGCATGA
- a CDS encoding helix-turn-helix domain-containing protein, whose amino-acid sequence MRPLRHLNDMEDLWGMRSAGALIDLPSTGISVLRWTRTTGGPFEFNVATSPDFMLFSMVLQPMDACSRVDDAVIWDGPIRGGSVRLIDSRSIEHTGFESPSPFDLLHIHFSLDDLRLAARRFGLDFEDFEPNDGPLYRDDHVGRQLGAQFVAALDADGPAGRMYADGIAQSLVAHLLGNYGRVTSGAAQPAAHEGLQAAFEHVERHPHEALSVARLARLAGMSEFHFARRFKQRYGLTPHAHLVAARLRLAKADLAFSDKNILQIAMDCGFSDSSHLARLFRKAEGVTPQGYRQARQQ is encoded by the coding sequence ATGCGACCGCTGCGCCACCTGAACGACATGGAAGACCTGTGGGGCATGCGCAGCGCGGGCGCCCTCATCGACCTGCCGTCCACCGGCATCTCGGTGCTGCGCTGGACGCGCACCACCGGCGGTCCCTTCGAGTTCAACGTCGCCACCTCGCCCGACTTCATGCTCTTTTCGATGGTGCTGCAGCCCATGGACGCCTGCTCGCGCGTGGACGACGCGGTGATCTGGGACGGCCCCATCCGCGGCGGCAGCGTGCGGCTCATCGATTCGCGCAGCATCGAGCACACCGGCTTCGAGTCGCCGAGTCCGTTCGACCTGCTGCACATCCATTTCTCGCTCGATGACCTGCGCCTGGCCGCGCGCCGCTTCGGCCTGGACTTCGAGGACTTCGAGCCGAACGACGGCCCGCTGTACCGCGACGACCATGTCGGCCGGCAGCTGGGCGCGCAGTTCGTCGCAGCGCTCGACGCGGACGGTCCGGCGGGCCGCATGTATGCCGACGGCATCGCGCAGTCGCTGGTGGCGCACCTGCTGGGCAACTACGGCCGCGTGACCAGCGGCGCCGCGCAGCCCGCCGCGCATGAGGGCCTGCAGGCGGCGTTCGAGCACGTGGAGCGCCATCCGCACGAGGCGCTCAGCGTGGCCCGGCTCGCGCGGCTGGCCGGCATGAGCGAATTCCACTTCGCGCGCCGCTTCAAGCAGCGCTACGGCCTCACGCCGCATGCGCACCTGGTGGCGGCCCGGCTGCGGCTGGCCAAGGCCGACCTGGCGTTCTCCGACAAGAACATCCTGCAGATCGCCATGGACTGCGGCTTCTCCGACTCCAGCCACCTCGCGCGCCTGTTCCGCAAGGCCGAGGGCGTGACGCCGCAGGGCTACCGGCAGGCGCGGCAGCAGTAG
- the map gene encoding type I methionyl aminopeptidase — protein MRIAAAPLKSPEEIAMSRAAGRLAAEVLAMIGEHVKPGVTTEELDRICHDHIVDVQGVVPANVGYQGYTKTVCTSVNHVVCHGVPSAQKTLKKGDIINIDVAVNKDGWFGDCSRMYFVGEPSPLARRLVDTTYEAMRAGILQVRPGATLGDVGHAIQSVAHRERFSVVREYCGHGIGQIYHDDPQVLHYGQPGQGLRLEAGMVFTIEPMINAGRRETRELPDGWTVVTRDHSLSAQWEHMVAVTEDGFEVLTPWPEGTGRYPAIA, from the coding sequence ATGAGGATCGCCGCCGCCCCGCTCAAGTCGCCGGAGGAAATCGCGATGTCGCGCGCCGCCGGCCGGCTTGCCGCCGAGGTGCTGGCCATGATCGGCGAGCACGTGAAGCCCGGCGTCACCACCGAGGAGCTCGACCGCATCTGCCACGACCACATCGTCGACGTGCAGGGCGTAGTGCCCGCCAACGTCGGCTACCAGGGCTACACCAAGACGGTGTGCACCTCGGTCAACCACGTGGTCTGCCACGGCGTGCCGTCGGCGCAGAAGACGCTGAAGAAGGGCGACATCATCAACATCGACGTGGCCGTCAACAAGGACGGCTGGTTCGGCGACTGCAGCCGCATGTACTTCGTCGGCGAACCCAGCCCGCTGGCGCGGCGCCTGGTGGACACCACCTACGAGGCGATGCGCGCCGGCATCCTGCAGGTGCGTCCCGGCGCCACGCTGGGCGACGTGGGCCATGCCATCCAGAGCGTCGCGCACCGCGAGCGCTTCAGCGTCGTGCGCGAGTACTGCGGCCACGGCATCGGACAGATCTACCACGACGACCCGCAGGTGCTGCACTACGGCCAGCCCGGCCAGGGCCTGCGGCTGGAGGCGGGCATGGTCTTCACCATCGAGCCGATGATCAACGCCGGCCGGCGCGAGACCCGCGAGCTGCCCGACGGCTGGACCGTGGTCACGCGCGACCACTCGCTGTCGGCGCAGTGGGAGCACATGGTGGCGGTCACCGAGGACGGCTTCGAGGTGCTCACGCCCTGGCCCGAAGGCACGGGGCGCTATCCGGCGATCGCCTGA
- a CDS encoding ParD-like family protein: MGIVKISDLMHENLRVAGNALSRSINAQAEHWMRIGMLAELHPELDHREICQLLIRAEQAGGFDLATVSGLIEPPPPAPAEAPAARKLAGARA; this comes from the coding sequence ATGGGCATCGTCAAGATTTCAGACCTCATGCATGAGAACCTGCGCGTCGCGGGCAATGCGCTGAGCCGTTCCATCAACGCGCAGGCCGAGCACTGGATGCGCATCGGCATGCTGGCCGAGCTGCATCCGGAGCTCGATCACCGCGAGATCTGCCAGCTGCTGATCCGCGCCGAGCAGGCCGGCGGCTTCGACCTGGCCACTGTCTCCGGCCTCATCGAACCGCCGCCACCCGCGCCCGCCGAAGCCCCCGCCGCGCGCAAGCTGGCCGGAGCGCGCGCATGA
- a CDS encoding thiamine pyrophosphate-dependent dehydrogenase E1 component subunit alpha: MDPSTSDAQALYRVMVRIRAFENAAEAASQGGVSAYGQQAAGAAKVRGPLHLSTGQEAVPAGVCAHLRASDYLTSTHRGHGHTLAKGADLARMMCELFGKATGFNGGKGGSMHIADFSVGMLGANGVVAAGLPIAVGAAHAQKLLQTRDDITVCFFGDGAINRGPFLEALNWARVYELPVLFVCEDNRWSATTASGPMTAGEGASARAESLGIAATQVDGNDVFAVHETAARLVTEVRAGGGPRLLHALTYRVKGHVSVDLAAYRDPAELAAALETDPIARARGHLLSMGVAAAALDAIENAARDEVDTALAIADAAPWPDAGAAFTDVQTTGAGQWH; the protein is encoded by the coding sequence ATGGACCCGAGCACATCCGATGCGCAGGCGCTGTACCGCGTGATGGTGCGCATCCGCGCTTTCGAAAACGCCGCCGAGGCGGCCAGCCAGGGCGGCGTGAGCGCCTATGGCCAGCAGGCCGCCGGCGCCGCCAAGGTGCGCGGCCCGCTGCACCTGTCCACCGGCCAGGAGGCGGTGCCGGCCGGCGTCTGCGCCCATCTGCGCGCCAGCGACTACCTCACCTCCACCCACCGCGGCCACGGCCACACGCTGGCCAAGGGCGCGGACCTCGCGCGGATGATGTGCGAGCTGTTCGGCAAGGCCACCGGCTTCAACGGCGGCAAGGGCGGCTCGATGCACATCGCGGACTTCTCGGTCGGCATGCTGGGCGCCAACGGCGTGGTGGCGGCCGGGCTGCCGATCGCCGTGGGCGCGGCACATGCGCAGAAGCTGCTGCAAACGCGCGACGACATCACCGTCTGCTTCTTCGGCGACGGCGCGATCAACCGGGGCCCCTTTCTCGAAGCGCTGAACTGGGCGCGCGTGTACGAGTTGCCGGTGCTCTTCGTCTGCGAGGACAACCGCTGGAGCGCGACCACCGCGAGCGGCCCGATGACGGCGGGCGAAGGCGCTTCGGCGCGTGCCGAATCGCTCGGCATCGCGGCCACGCAGGTCGACGGCAACGACGTGTTCGCGGTGCACGAGACCGCCGCCCGCCTGGTGACCGAGGTGCGCGCCGGCGGCGGCCCGCGCCTCCTTCATGCGCTGACCTACCGCGTGAAAGGCCACGTGTCGGTCGACCTCGCGGCCTACCGCGACCCGGCCGAGCTGGCCGCCGCGCTGGAGACCGACCCGATCGCGCGGGCGCGCGGGCATCTGCTGTCGATGGGCGTGGCGGCAGCGGCACTCGACGCCATCGAGAACGCCGCGCGCGACGAGGTCGACACCGCGCTGGCCATCGCCGACGCCGCGCCCTGGCCCGACGCCGGCGCCGCCTTCACCGACGTGCAGACCACCGGAGCCGGCCAATGGCACTGA